A genomic segment from uncultured Erythrobacter sp. encodes:
- the gcvH gene encoding glycine cleavage system protein GcvH, with product MRYYTDEHEWIDVEGDIATVGITEYAQGQLGDIVFVELPEVGALIEQGKDAAVVESVKAASDVYAPITGEITEVNPALEEDPALVNTSPEDGGWFFKMTIADEGELDGLMDEDGYKAFVEGL from the coding sequence ATGCGTTACTACACTGACGAACACGAATGGATCGATGTCGAAGGCGATATCGCCACCGTCGGCATCACCGAATATGCGCAGGGCCAGCTTGGCGACATCGTGTTCGTCGAACTGCCCGAAGTCGGCGCGCTGATCGAGCAGGGCAAGGACGCCGCCGTGGTCGAAAGCGTCAAGGCGGCATCGGACGTTTACGCCCCGATCACCGGCGAGATCACCGAAGTGAACCCCGCGCTGGAAGAAGACCCCGCGCTGGTCAACACATCGCCCGAAGATGGCGGCTGGTTCTTCAAGATGACCATTGCCGACGAAGGCGAGCTTGACGGGCTGATGGACGAAGATGGCTACAAGGCCTTCGTCGAAGGCCTCTGA
- the gcvT gene encoding glycine cleavage system aminomethyltransferase GcvT, with the protein MTDHDSEDHLEDIPLDALPLDAWHRARGARMVPFAGYEMPIQYAGPFGGIVAEHNWTRTSAGLFDVSHMGQLLLSGPDLDAAVEAVLPIDLSTLKLGQQRYSLLLDEDGGVLDDLMVSRWPDALYLVVNGATKWDDMGTLREALPDDITLNYLDDRALLALQGPKAAEALARHATGEYPLSALTFMKFGRFKLAGHDVTIARAGYTGEDGFEISLPADAAAEIADLLCAEPEVKPIGLGARDSLRLEAGLPLYGHDMSPETSPIEAGLVFGINKRRRTEGGFPGADRIIREINEGTARKWVGLTIDGRLPAREGAEVFAGAAHVGTVTSGGFSPTLGAPIAMAYVASTYAAIGTALEVEVRGKRLAATVSPTPFVPHRYYRGS; encoded by the coding sequence GTGACCGATCACGATAGCGAAGACCATCTCGAAGATATCCCCTTGGACGCGCTGCCGCTCGACGCGTGGCACCGCGCGCGCGGTGCGCGGATGGTGCCCTTCGCGGGCTACGAAATGCCGATCCAGTACGCCGGTCCGTTTGGGGGCATCGTTGCCGAGCACAACTGGACGCGGACAAGCGCCGGGCTATTCGATGTGTCGCACATGGGCCAACTGCTGCTGTCCGGCCCCGATCTCGATGCGGCGGTCGAGGCCGTCCTGCCCATCGACCTGTCGACCCTGAAGCTCGGCCAGCAACGCTATTCGCTGCTGCTGGATGAGGACGGCGGGGTGCTGGACGACCTGATGGTCTCGCGCTGGCCCGATGCGCTCTATCTGGTGGTCAACGGCGCGACCAAGTGGGATGATATGGGCACGCTGCGTGAGGCGCTGCCGGACGATATCACGCTCAACTATCTCGACGACCGCGCGCTGCTCGCCTTGCAAGGCCCCAAGGCGGCGGAAGCGCTCGCCCGTCATGCGACCGGCGAATATCCGCTGAGCGCGCTGACCTTCATGAAGTTCGGCCGGTTCAAGCTGGCGGGCCATGACGTCACCATCGCGCGGGCGGGCTATACTGGGGAGGACGGGTTCGAAATCTCGCTCCCCGCGGACGCTGCCGCCGAAATCGCCGACCTGCTCTGCGCCGAACCGGAAGTGAAGCCCATCGGCCTTGGCGCGCGGGACTCGCTGCGGTTGGAGGCGGGCCTGCCGCTCTACGGTCACGACATGTCCCCCGAGACCAGCCCCATCGAGGCCGGTCTTGTGTTCGGCATCAACAAGCGCCGCCGCACCGAAGGCGGCTTCCCAGGTGCAGACCGGATCATCCGTGAGATCAACGAAGGCACGGCGCGCAAGTGGGTCGGCCTCACCATCGATGGCCGCCTGCCTGCCCGCGAAGGCGCGGAAGTTTTCGCCGGCGCGGCGCATGTCGGCACCGTCACTAGCGGCGGCTTCTCGCCCACCTTGGGCGCGCCCATCGCCATGGCCTATGTCGCGAGCACATACGCCGCCATCGGCACCGCGCTCGAAGTGGAAGTGCGGGGCAAGCGCCTCGCCGCCACAGTTTCGCCCACGCCTTTCGTACCCCACCGCTATTACCGAGGGAGCTGA
- a CDS encoding cation:proton antiporter, whose protein sequence is MNLTEIYLIALTIIFAVPWLVWRVLRTDYWAPLVVVQIVGGILLGPGVLGAVFPDYYAFVFRPDVIIALNGVAWWAVMLFVFVAGIELDLSQAWKHRGETGLTAGLALGVPLVAGTLAAAVILQFPGWRGPNGQYWQALLGIGMACAVTALPILVLLMEKLGILREQLGQRILRYASLDDIAIWGVLAIILLDWERIGRQAVFLVGFMLAAWAVRWLMQRLSEADRWAVGLIWLAICGLAGDWSGLHFMVGAFLAGVVLDAKWFGHEAMDRFRNVVLLTVMPVFFLSTGLRTQWEGGGLAVFGVAALLLAAAVGGKLIGVHIAGRLLGWSRTEASLIGWLLQTKALIMIIFANILLDKQVITPTTFTALLLMAVGSTMLTTPLATPLIAKLGARVKAEA, encoded by the coding sequence ATGAACCTCACTGAAATCTACCTGATCGCGCTAACGATCATCTTCGCCGTGCCGTGGCTGGTGTGGCGCGTGCTGCGCACTGATTACTGGGCTCCGCTGGTGGTGGTGCAGATCGTGGGGGGCATCCTGCTCGGCCCCGGTGTGCTCGGCGCGGTGTTCCCGGATTACTACGCATTCGTGTTCCGGCCCGATGTGATCATCGCGCTGAACGGCGTCGCGTGGTGGGCGGTGATGCTGTTCGTCTTCGTCGCCGGGATCGAGCTCGACTTGTCGCAGGCATGGAAGCACCGCGGCGAGACCGGTTTGACAGCAGGCCTTGCCTTGGGCGTCCCGCTGGTCGCCGGGACGCTTGCGGCGGCGGTGATCCTGCAATTCCCCGGCTGGCGCGGGCCGAACGGCCAATATTGGCAGGCGTTGCTCGGCATCGGCATGGCCTGCGCGGTGACGGCGCTCCCCATCCTTGTCCTCCTCATGGAGAAGCTCGGCATCCTGCGCGAACAGCTGGGCCAACGCATCCTGCGGTACGCCAGTCTCGACGATATCGCGATCTGGGGCGTGCTGGCGATCATCCTGCTCGATTGGGAGCGGATCGGGCGGCAGGCGGTGTTCCTCGTCGGCTTCATGCTAGCGGCGTGGGCGGTGCGATGGCTCATGCAGCGCCTGTCCGAGGCTGACCGCTGGGCGGTGGGCCTGATCTGGCTGGCCATCTGCGGGCTCGCTGGCGACTGGTCGGGGCTGCACTTCATGGTCGGCGCGTTCCTCGCGGGCGTGGTGCTCGACGCCAAGTGGTTCGGCCACGAGGCGATGGACCGCTTCCGCAATGTCGTGCTGCTCACCGTGATGCCGGTGTTCTTCCTCTCCACCGGCCTGCGCACGCAGTGGGAGGGCGGCGGGCTGGCGGTGTTCGGCGTTGCCGCACTGCTGCTGGCAGCAGCCGTCGGCGGCAAGCTCATCGGCGTCCACATCGCCGGACGCCTGCTCGGCTGGAGCCGCACCGAGGCGAGCCTGATCGGCTGGCTGCTCCAGACCAAGGCGCTGATCATGATCATCTTCGCCAACATCCTGCTCGACAAGCAGGTGATCACGCCCACGACCTTCACTGCGCTGCTGCTGATGGCGGTCGGGAGCACGATGCTGACGACGCCGCTGGCGACGCCGCTGATCGCGAAGCTTGGCGCGCGGGTGAAGGCCGAGGCGTAA
- a CDS encoding serine hydrolase domain-containing protein, whose product MIRRLVATLALLAPLPALAAPPPATVPATVVVAFDRDGIRPLIIEGLANKETGRALEANDPVRIASISKLIMALTALKLVDEGKVDLGRDVSDYLGWKLRSPFHPDAPVTLAHLLSHRAGLSDKAGYIIPLGESLEAKLADPSAWRDTGPSGEAAFEYANLGSPLVATALEAASGERYDRLVERLVFAPLGVKACLNWIGCDAAMQARAVTLYRDTGEVARDAPEDLPPNCTIPVAEGQPCDLASYVPGTNASIFSPQGGVRIGMVDLAKIGQALLGMERNGFLSDKAAELWIYALIGSANDDASGAAAAGFCGYGLGAYGLLDSAPCTDDLFHDGRERIGHGGEAYGLRSGLWFSIEDNQGFAYFTTEVPPPSGDVETAAADPREAALMARALGMVGQ is encoded by the coding sequence ATGATCCGCCGTCTTGTCGCCACCCTTGCGCTGCTTGCCCCGCTGCCCGCGCTCGCCGCCCCGCCACCTGCGACGGTGCCAGCAACTGTCGTCGTGGCGTTTGATCGCGACGGCATCCGCCCGCTGATCATCGAGGGGCTGGCGAACAAGGAGACGGGCCGCGCGCTCGAAGCCAATGATCCGGTGCGGATCGCGAGCATCTCCAAGCTGATCATGGCGCTCACCGCGCTCAAGCTGGTGGATGAGGGCAAGGTCGATCTGGGCCGTGATGTCTCGGACTATCTCGGGTGGAAGCTGCGCTCGCCCTTTCATCCGGACGCGCCGGTGACGCTTGCGCACCTCTTGTCCCACCGCGCGGGCCTCAGCGACAAAGCGGGTTACATCATTCCGCTGGGCGAGAGCCTTGAGGCTAAACTCGCCGACCCTTCCGCGTGGCGCGACACCGGCCCTTCGGGCGAAGCGGCGTTCGAATATGCCAATCTCGGCTCCCCTCTGGTCGCAACCGCGCTCGAAGCGGCGAGCGGCGAGCGGTATGATCGCCTCGTCGAGCGGCTGGTGTTTGCACCGCTGGGGGTTAAGGCGTGCCTCAACTGGATCGGCTGCGATGCGGCTATGCAGGCCCGCGCCGTGACGCTCTATCGCGATACCGGCGAAGTGGCCCGCGATGCGCCGGAGGACTTGCCGCCGAATTGCACCATTCCCGTGGCCGAGGGTCAGCCCTGCGATCTGGCCAGCTATGTCCCCGGCACCAATGCCTCGATCTTCTCGCCGCAGGGCGGGGTGCGGATCGGGATGGTCGATCTGGCGAAGATCGGACAGGCGTTGCTGGGGATGGAGCGCAATGGCTTTCTGTCCGACAAGGCGGCGGAGCTATGGATTTATGCGCTGATCGGATCGGCGAATGATGACGCATCGGGCGCAGCGGCGGCGGGCTTCTGCGGCTATGGTCTCGGAGCCTATGGGCTGCTTGATTCTGCACCGTGCACAGATGACCTGTTCCATGATGGCCGCGAACGCATCGGCCACGGGGGTGAGGCCTATGGCCTGCGTTCCGGCCTGTGGTTCTCGATCGAGGATAATCAGGGCTTTGCCTATTTCACCACCGAAGTGCCGCCGCCGTCAGGCGATGTGGAAACCGCTGCGGCCGACCCGCGCGAAGCGGCACTGATGGCGCGGGCTTTGGGGATGGTGGGGCAGTAG